The Siniperca chuatsi isolate FFG_IHB_CAS linkage group LG2, ASM2008510v1, whole genome shotgun sequence genome window below encodes:
- the LOC122887938 gene encoding ataxin-7 isoform X2, whose product MPIFGQCPAQDDFYLVMCSHCGQVVKPQAFQAHYERRHSSASKPASTSPFPVPGRNRSSGPGLGSGSVAGVASGGILGRPSTAGSSLSSSSVSSSSNPKLLKPAKEKLPGIQRRPPFATIRMLQPDKILTPAVKVEKMHLKVDSSAKLVQAPSAPATTASSSTSSSSTTVSSNTTTITTSSSSSSSALKPGLNCPSIPKPPLLAPGQIPNGKGHLSVLSDKKQDSSSSASSRRHLNKKVTEREFNPDIHCGVVDITARKPCTRSLTCKTHSLSQRRAVPGRRKRFDTLLAEHKNRTRERERELHQPHSQQNPSLRDPHPSSHLAAAHDAHQVAHGNGTAPDATKPLPLGKPKFHSPGLPRLNSSHGGVTPGDPAVVQESPHHPQTTPDGFSRPSSDEGENEEREDNADKLDCHYSGYHPRPAAYCTFGSRLFRRGCYSFDRRWDRVRCALTTMMDKHVNSQMWKKIPLALENSSSFAPTHRTSTNSHGSTPLSGFLGPPATLPQTPYSQSYEGKSVLSYGTTLNARSSPQGGAEHPAYGITQARQVSSSPQMPSAHSSSSSSSAPSLASGRALKSRSSSSSTTKSSSSFRPKEISSGSSTPVISNSTTGGSSGANSNSSSTSFSSGKKRKNSSILSSSHGPSESSSSNANYSSSSSSFKKNCANVGSSGSTYHHGSLGPASSLSSSHSGVHSVGLNCGPTVRTNSLSLKAEPSGGSAGGSSGPPARGPPSGSPAESIKRMSVVMNSSDSTLSLGPFVHQSSSDHHTNFSHHSSDGRLEGKKRKSSPASSGINSGGGGGGLGGGGGGPGPGRPKVAKSPAINNIHGKHGRSIPGTPGLPNNSHLHQPKARP is encoded by the exons AGAGAAGACACAGTTCGGCCAGCAAGCCAGCCTCCACCTCGCCCTTCCCCGTGCCGGGCAGGAACCGGAGCAGCGGGCCTGGGCTGGGCTCGGGGTCTGTAGCTGGAGTGGCGAGTGGAGGCATCCTTGGCCGACCTTCCACCGCTGGATCCAGCTTATCCTCCTCTTcagtgtcctcctcctccaatcCCAAACTCCTCAAACCAGCCAAAGAGAAGCTGCCAGGCATTCAGCGAAGACCCCCCTTTGCAACAATCAGGATGCTCCAGCCGGACAAGAT CCTCACCCCGGCTGTCAAGGTGGAGAAGATGCATCTGAAGGTGGACTCGTCAGCTAAGCTGGTGCAGGCCCCATCTGCCCCCGCCACCACCGCATCCTCCTCTACATCCTCCTCTAGCACCACTGTGAGCTCCAACACtaccaccatcaccacctcctcctcctcatcatcatcagcccTTAAACCAGGCCTTAACTGTCCCTCCATACCAAAGCCTCCATTACTGGCCCCGGGTCAGATTCCCAACGGCAAGGGCCACCTCTCAGTCCTCTCAGACAAGAagcaggacagcagcagcagtgccaGTAGCAGACGCCACCTTAACAAGAAAGTGACAG AACGTGAGTTCAATCCAGATATCCACTGTGGCGTTGTGGATATTACAGCTCGGAAACCATGCACAAGATCCCTAACATGCAAG ACACATTCCTTAAGCCAGCGGAGGGCGGTGCCAGGGCGGAGGAAGCGCTTTGACACATTGCTGGCGGagcacaaaaacagaacaagggagagggagagagaactCCACCAACCCCATTCCCAGCAAAACCCCTCTCTCAGGGACCCACACCCCTCCTCCCACCTCGCCGCTGCCCATGACGCCCACCAGGTCGCTCATGGCAACGGCACCGCCCCAGACGCCACTAAGCCTTTGCCACTCGGCAAGCCCAAATTTCACAGCCCTGGTCTTCCACG ACTTAACAGCAGTCACGGAGGTGTTACCCCCGGAGACCCTGCAGTAGTGCAGGAGTCACCACACCATCCCCAAACTACCCCCGATGGGTTTTCCCGACCCTCCAGTGACGAGGGGGAGAACGAAGAGCGGGAGGACAACGCTGACAAACTGGACTGTCACTATTCAGGTTATCACCCTCGACCGGCAGCT TACTGTACCTTTGGAAGTCGACTCTTTAGGAGAGGCTGTTACTCCTTTGACCGGCGATGGGACAGAGTGCGATGTGCCCTAACCACGATGATGGACAAGCATGTCAACTCTCAGATGTGGAA GAAAATTCCCTTGGCCTTGGAgaactcctcctcctttgcACCTACCCATAGGACAAGCACAAACTCCCATGGTAGCACTCCCTTGTCAGGCTTCCTGGGCCCCCCCGCCACCTTGCCCCAGACTCCTTATAGCCAATCCTACGAGGGCAAGTCCGTGCTCTCCTATGGGACCACCTTAAATGCCCGCAGCTCCCCACAGGGCGGGGCTGAGCACCCGGCCTACGGCATTACGCAGGCCCGACAAGTGTCTTCGTCGCCGCAGATGCCTTCAGCCCACTCgtcctcatcctcttcttcagCTCCTTCCCTAGCCTCAGGCCGGGCGCTTAAGTCCCgttcctccagcagcagcactacCAAGTCCTCATCATCCTTCAGGCCCAAGGAAATCTCCTCTGGCTCCTCCACACCTGTCATCTCCAACTCCACAACTGGGGGCAGCAGTGGAGccaacagtaacagtagtagcacTAGCTTCAGCTcggggaagaagaggaagaacagCTCTATTCTCTCTTCATCCCATGGCCCCTCTGAATCCTCTTCTTCTAATGCCAActactcttcctcctcctcctctttcaagAAGAACTGTGCAAATGTCGGCAGCTCAGGGAGCACCTACCACCACGGCTCATTAGGTCCTGCATCCTCATTATCCTCCTCCCACAGCGGAGTCCACAGTGTGGGGCTTAACTGCGGCCCCACTGTGCGCACCAACTCACTTAGCCTCAAGGCCGAGCCTTCTGGAGGTTCAGCAGGCGGCTCCTCAGGGCCGCCAGCAAGAGGTCCTCCTTCGGGCAGCCCTGCAGAGTCCATCAAGCGCATGAGTGTGGTGATGAACAGCAGTGACTCCACCCTTTCCCTAGGGCCCTTTGTCCACCAGTCCTCATCCGACCACCACACCAACTTCAGCCACCACTCCTCAGACGGACGCCTGGAGGGCAAGAAGCGCAAAAGCTCTCCTGCTTCCAGCGGCATTAATAGTGGAGGTGGGGGAGGCGGGctcggaggaggaggagggggaccTGGACCAGGTAGACCCAAAGTGGCCAAGTCACCTGCCATTAACAACATCCACGGGAAGCATGGGCGGAGCATTCCAGGGACGCCAGGGCTACCCAACAACTCCCATTTACATCAG CCAAAGGCTCGTCCCTGA